The proteins below are encoded in one region of Hordeum vulgare subsp. vulgare chromosome 3H, MorexV3_pseudomolecules_assembly, whole genome shotgun sequence:
- the LOC123444553 gene encoding uncharacterized protein LOC123444553 gives MASLTTTTASSPAALPAAASAAPATASSVSPTAAASKRPHLAGDDAPWRVAAAGSAGIRPVPRIHHAPVLRVAQDDSSAYALAIMRNPDPIGMGLAMEAVAEAAGPECLVPGQQAPLRLMGLKVWPLDIEMKFLEPFGRELHSMKKFMDKSCSVMDSSSIAHK, from the exons ATGGCGtccctcaccaccaccaccgcctcctcgcCCGCCGCGCTGCCCGCGgccgcctccgccgcccccgCCACGGCCTCGTCCGTCTCGCCCACCGCGGCCGCCTCCAAGCGCCCGCACCTCGCCGGCGACGACGCGCCCTGGCGCGTCGCGGCCGCCGGCTCCGCAGGAATCCGCCCCGTCCCGCGCATCCACCACGCCCCCGTCCTGCGCGTCGCCCAGGACGACTCCTCCGCCTACGCCCTCGCCATCATGAGG aatCCGGATCCGATAGGGATGGGGCTGGCCATGGAGGCCGTAGCTGAGGCTGCTGGACCGGAGTGCCTCGTGCCCGGCCAGCAGGCGCCTCTGCGGCTGATGGGACTCAAG GTTTGGCCCCTAGATATAGAGATGAAGTTCTTGGAACCATTTGGCCGGGAATTACATTCCATGAAGAAG TTCATGGACAAATCATGCAGCGTCATGGACTCATCTTCTATAGCACACAAGTAG